TTGGTGATATCGCCGATGAAATTATTGAGCGCGGAATTGCCGAAAACCTTCTGGATGAAGATGATTTAGATTAAACCTCTTTACCAATGCTTGCTGGTTTTCCACTATTAAGAAAAATCAGTCCAAACCTTCCTCAGACCACTTTTCCATATAACATAAATTTGGCACAATTGTAACACTAGAAGTGCAAATAATGGGTGATCTTTGATTCATATTCGACTACAATTGCTTTATGAACTGCTCTTTTCAAAGCAAAAAGGCATTGGTCGTTGATAACACACCCATTATCACCAAGATCATAAAAAATTTTCTTACCAAGACAGGTTTCGAAAAAGAAACTATTTTTGTTGCCCATGATCGAAATCAGGCATTGATGATGTTTGAACTGGAAAAGTTCGATCTGGTCACTTCAGGCATACACCTCAAAGA
This sequence is a window from Nitrospinota bacterium. Protein-coding genes within it:
- a CDS encoding response regulator, which codes for MNCSFQSKKALVVDNTPIITKIIKNFLTKTGFEKETIFVAHDRNQALMMFELEKFDLVTSGIHLKDSTGIDFLKKFANKMMMLKKKFLF